A stretch of the Candidatus Methylomirabilis tolerans genome encodes the following:
- a CDS encoding Fic family protein — protein MRTYEKTHPWLTFSVDFSRAPSRLWIMLGECQSTCEHIAGVPLRPDTANKLYQLYLAKGVLATTAIEGNTLSEEEVLRHLQGTLKLPPSREYLAQEIDNIVTGCNLILSDLKAGRVLTSGMVKKLNQIVLDKLRLDEEVMPGEIRGHAVSVGRYQAPPAQDCEYLLGRLCEWLNSEAFNPKPEMVIVYAILKAVLAHLYLAWVHPFGDGNGRTARLVEFQILIASGVPAPAAHLLSNHYNQTRTEYYRQLDQASRSGGDALPFVLYATQGLLDGLRSQLQDIREQQLDVAWRNYVHEAFSDKKSPSDARRRHLVLDLSRSAGPLPFSELSEVSPRIAAAYARKTVKTLSRDVKALIRMGLLVQEPGGLRACRDRILAFLPPKTETDAAGN, from the coding sequence ATGCGGACATATGAGAAGACACATCCTTGGCTAACATTCTCGGTTGACTTTAGCCGCGCTCCAAGCCGTCTGTGGATCATGCTGGGAGAGTGCCAATCAACGTGCGAGCATATTGCCGGCGTTCCTTTGCGTCCGGATACGGCAAATAAATTATATCAATTGTATTTGGCCAAGGGCGTCCTTGCGACCACTGCTATTGAAGGAAACACACTCTCTGAAGAGGAGGTTCTGCGACATTTGCAAGGCACGCTCAAGCTTCCACCGTCGCGTGAATACCTCGCGCAGGAGATAGATAACATCGTGACCGGATGCAACCTTATCCTGTCAGATCTTAAGGCAGGGAGGGTCCTTACCTCTGGTATGGTCAAGAAGTTGAATCAGATCGTCTTGGACAAGCTCAGGCTAGATGAAGAGGTGATGCCAGGCGAGATACGAGGACACGCGGTCAGCGTTGGACGCTATCAAGCTCCGCCGGCCCAGGACTGCGAATATCTACTGGGTCGCCTCTGTGAGTGGCTCAACAGTGAGGCCTTTAATCCAAAGCCGGAGATGGTGATCGTCTATGCGATTCTCAAGGCCGTGTTGGCACACCTCTATCTGGCATGGGTTCACCCATTCGGAGATGGAAATGGTCGAACCGCCCGGTTGGTTGAGTTTCAGATCCTGATCGCATCCGGCGTACCGGCCCCCGCTGCCCACCTTTTAAGTAATCACTACAATCAGACTCGAACCGAGTATTACCGTCAACTCGATCAAGCGAGCCGCTCCGGCGGCGACGCATTACCGTTTGTGCTCTATGCAACGCAAGGTCTGTTGGATGGGCTTCGGTCTCAGTTGCAGGACATCAGGGAACAGCAGTTAGATGTGGCGTGGCGCAATTACGTCCATGAGGCGTTCAGTGACAAGAAGAGTCCCAGCGACGCACGACGTCGGCACCTCGTGCTGGACCTTTCGCGGAGTGCTGGACCACTTCCTTTCTCGGAGCTTTCTGAGGTTAGCCCGCGTATCGCGGCCGCGTATGCTCGCAAGACGGTTAAGACGCTGTCCCGCGACGTAAAGGCGTTGATCCGGATGGGACTCCTTGTGCAAGAGCCAGGCGGCCTTCGCGCATGCAGGGACCGCATTTTGGCATTCTTGCCACCAAAAACTGAAACTGATGCCGCGGGGAATTAG
- a CDS encoding LapA family protein encodes MNQFSLIGFLILAVVVATFSVQNSGEAVVKFIWWQFQSSLVVMILISTALGAIMAIFLSLPGTFRLRMRLREQSQHIAELEQRLRERETTRTRDTPDTR; translated from the coding sequence ATGAATCAGTTTTCCCTCATAGGCTTCCTGATTCTCGCAGTAGTCGTCGCAACTTTTTCCGTTCAGAACTCCGGCGAGGCAGTCGTAAAATTCATCTGGTGGCAATTTCAGAGTTCGCTGGTGGTCATGATCCTGATTTCGACCGCCCTCGGGGCAATCATGGCGATCTTCCTGAGCCTCCCCGGAACCTTCCGGCTGCGCATGCGATTGCGGGAGCAGTCGCAACACATCGCTGAGTTGGAACAGCGACTCCGGGAACGTGAAACAACCCGGACCAGGGATACGCCAGACACTCGGTAA